A genomic region of Zalophus californianus isolate mZalCal1 chromosome 11, mZalCal1.pri.v2, whole genome shotgun sequence contains the following coding sequences:
- the LOC113913956 gene encoding protein BEX1, producing MASKEEQAVKNLNVENAKQENEKKDEKEQVANKGEPLALPLEAGEYCVPRVNRRRFCVRQPILQYRWDLIQRLGEPQARMREENMERIGDEMRQLVEKLREKQFSHSLQAVSTDPPHHDHHDEFCLMP from the coding sequence ATGGCGTCCAAAGAGGAACAAGCAGTAAAAAATCTCAACGTGGAGAATGccaaacaggaaaatgaaaaaaaggatgaaaaggagcAAGTTGCTAATAAAGGAGAGCCCTTGGCCCTCCCTTTGGAAGCTGGTGAATATTGTGTGCCGAGAGTAAATCGTAGGCGGTTCTGTGTTAGGCAGCCCATCCTGCAGTATAGGTGGGACCTGATTCAGAGGCTTGGAGAACCACAGGCAAGGATGAGAGAGGAGAATATGGAAAGGATTGGGGACGAGATGAGACAGCTGGTGGAAAAGCTGAGGGAAAAGCAATTCAGTCATAGTCTGCAGGCAGTTAGCACTGACCCTCCTCACCATGACCATCATGATGAGTTTTGCCTTATGCCTTGA